AAAATATATCACTATCTTGATAGGCACAATTACTTCTACATTtcctccctttttttttcttttgtagggGAAGCTTgatatagataaaaaaaatgtttccatATACGACAAACACATGAGCAATGTCTTCATACCATACTTCTTCatcacttttttaattattattttgtagagtttttcttttataatttatgtttcgtgtggttgttttgaaatttggattaTTAGAATGATCACcacaaaagtaataataatttcttccTATACCACGACCTcattcataattaaaattcacaacattagttttagggttttgtttCAATTGGTCAAAATCTGTggtttttcataaataactCGTTACTTTGTTTGGCAACAGGAAGACGTGAGATAAGTTTGTAATGTTTTATAAACCTTTCTCTTAATATTGTTGCTGCTTGAGCATATTCGAGatatgaaaagtaaaaaaaaatgtttttcccAAACATGtatgcataattaattttttcttcacataACATTAATTTAGAACTAATTCTAAATAATGCATAAACTGTaataactttataatttaaaatcttataaCCTTTAGTGTATACAATCATAACGAGTTTGGAgaaattaactaattttaaataatcatacatttatttcaatttacttCATAACAgttgatgatattttattattaaatactATGACTTCAAATCCTAATGAAAgtaatgataaaagaaaatcacgactttcatttttctatgacttgcattttttttttctttaattgtaTCTTAGAGATTCATGGCGTCGAGATGTATCTCGACGTCAAGAACCATATGTGAAAGATTGTAAATTATAGTTTTGCAAAGATTTCTTGGCAACACGaacttaaaatattatgattatattaaaattttaatatacaaaataacatttattgacTATAATGagtacaaagaaaaaaaaaagagaccGACATACCTTTAGAACCTCCTTTTAGCATAGAAGACGTATGGAGCTCGTGCTGAAAACATAGGATAAAAATGAGGCAAAACTGAAACACAGTTAtagaaaaagtataatattaaaataaatacaataaaataattataaaaactcAAAGTTCGTGTGTTACAAATCTATCAAATGCCTCTATCTTGTCAAGTCACaagttagatgtgaattaCATGACTAGTCATCTACGAGACACCTCTAGTTCGATGTGAAGGAGAGTGATGCAGGATGAAGTAAGCATAGTGATGAACATGtataagaaatagaaagaaagaaccaaattaattatagtggatagaaaaaaggaaaattttatatatttatgaatgaaatgagatttaaataatagtagatcaaatgaaatgaatagtTGAACTAAAACAATGTCCCTCCACTCTTTTGGGAGaggagaaaggaaaagaaggtTGGGGCTAAATTGGATACCGCATGATCAGAATCACAATGTCTGCAGTGGGCCTAATCCTAATTCCCAAAATCTCTGCAACTTCGTGTCTCATCGTTCATCTTAAATTCTTCCAATGAACATGGAATGAAGACGGAATACGCCATTTTCAGTTTAACCCTCCAACAAGTCTtcccatctctctctctctctctctctctctctctgctcTTCCTTCATTCTTTTTCCGAGAATTTTGAACAGTTTACTCAAAATCATCATTCTACAACCAAAATCATCATTCTCCGATTACTCATGTCTTCGGgtatgttgtttgttttcattttctataatcTGATCAAGTTCGTACTCggttcaattttattatttcatcttGGATCTTGCTTCGTGTTCTTAATCATTTCTTGcatcatttgttttgttttttttttttttttttttttctgtttttaggGTTAAGGGGTGTCTTAATTTCTACAGATTGCTTCATTCTGGGCTACCTCATTCATTACCCCTCTCCTGATTGTTTTTCTCAGCAGTTAATAATTATTCCGTCTGCTACGATGTATGAACtcgaaattgaaattttagaagtaACACCAatgttttcattaattttttacatGGTTTTGTTTCTGGGAATTTCTGGGTAAAGATTATCATGTTTACTTAATAGTTTTCTTTCctgcacatatatatatacctatgAACACGTACcagagaaatataaaatttgaaattgggaTAAATTTTGTCTCGTGCGTTCATCTCCTTGTCTGTGTGTGCTTTTTTTTCTggtataatttgttttctcttctcttccagATTATGCGTTGAAGGTCCCTGCTGAACTTGAATCAGCGTTGCGATTGAAGGCTGTTCAGTACTTCGTTACAAAAAGGCCGTGGCTTGGTACTTCTCCATGGCACTAGTTCTTGTTCGTCGAGATGTTCAACCCTTCTTTTCCTCCCACATACAACATAGTTTCTGCATTatggttttttatttgttcttattGTTTCAGGTGTTCTATTTCAGATCTCTATGGGGTTAATGTTAGACCTGTCGCACCATTCGGAAGTTCAAGTAGGCAGCCATTTGTTGATCCAGCATTAATACATCGCTGTTTACCTGATGAGTTACTTTTTGAGGTTAGGTTGTCGTGGTAGATCAATCCCTTTTTTCAAACCTTTTTGctttcttccaaaatttcttatagACAGagcttcatttttcttaaataggtCTTTGCCAGAATGACTCCTTATGACCTGGGACGGGCGTCGTGTGTGTGTCGAAAATGGAGATACACCATCCGGAATCCTGTATTCTGGCGTAATGCTTGTTTGAAGGCTTGGCAGGTAAGTTATCCTATGGTTAGCGACTGAATTTTCTTGACATATAGCATATAAATATTAACCAAGAATTCTCACACTACTTTTATTCTCTACAGCTCTCTGGTGTGGTTGAAAACTACAAGTTTTTGCAGTCTATGTATGATGGATCATGGAGAAAAATGTGGCTTTTACGGCCAAGGATCCGCACTGATGGTGAGAACTATAAGATCCTTCCATATGACTCTATTTTGAGCATACCATTACTTCTGTCGTATTCTTCTCTTCCAAAAATTAGGGTGCCATATACTTGCTTGTTTAGATTTAAGATGCCATATAAATAATGCCTAAAAAATGGGGATCCAACAATTTgcgatattttgctatttaatatgaaaatcaaTCTTTGTTAATTAAGTTTAGAACTAGAAATCTTGTTGGCTTTGcaatatttgtgtttttgaaCCATTACATCCGAGGTTTTATTAAGTTTGAAATCGTCATTGCTATTTGACCttgtaatgtttttttatttagaatagaGATAAGAGAGATAATGTCTTGGACAATTGAGTTCATGACCAAGTAATTGGATTTGACAGTGTTTGAACCACTTCATCTAATAGGATTGAGAAtggatttaattttcatgaatCTTTACTGCCTAATGCATCTTCCCACCAAATgctattatttgttatttggtaaaaaaaactGGAGAGTTGGGGAGGGTTTAGTCTGTTGAATGCTAATGAACGAGTGGTCTTTGTTGTTGCTTTGAAGTTCGCCGAGGGTGCTCAAGTGCATTACCTGACTATTTGACGTCTGAAATATGTTTTCTACTGCCTTCTTGTAGTCTGCGATTTGGACTGAAGGCATAtaactaatatttattatgaGCTTCAGGCCTTTATGTTAGCAGGAATACTTACATACGTGCTGGGATCGCAGAGTGGAAGATTACCAATCCAGTTCACTTGGtatgctttttttcttttgggcgTGTTCCGTGTTGTGTGGATTGGAAGATCaatattagtttgttttaaaGCTCAATCTAATTTGTAAGTTTTTAATAGAATAATTGTATTACCCAGACATCAGCAGGACTCGTTTTTTTTGTGGCTGGGTAATAACTTCTTAGAACAGGTTTTTATGGGGACATATATGTAATTAAGTTCCGATTTTCATTTCCCCCTATGGATTTTAAAACCTAACTAGCTCCTACAATGTTTGCTATTGCATTCATCCTTTGCTTCCATATAATTGGCATGGACCTACATATGGGGATTGTTACCCTGCATCcatcaaaattctaatttgTCATGTGAACCTGTTGGCTTATAGTATAAGGGTATTTACGAGTATAATGGAGTTGGAGGCCTTTTATTATTGGGTTGAGGAAATAGAAAACTGAGATGATTTTAAGATTAATTACTGGTAGTTGTCAATTCTTCTGGAACATTGTAATAAGtctaatgttttcttttctcattctttttcctATTAAATTGtgtctcttttcctttttgccAACTTCTGCAGGTCTGCTATTTCCGTTACATAAGATTTTTTCCTTCTGGGCGATTTCTCTACAAGGTGGCTGAACTATCATCTAGTCTTTCCACAACAATGACTTCATTTCATATCTAATAGCTTTCATTtgcatttttaatttggtatttCTAGAATTCTTCACAGAAGATTAAAGATGTGGCTAAGTGCATGAATTTTCGTGCTTCAAAAGCTGACTGTATTTTTGGTGGACATTATACCTTGTCAGATGATAAGGTAAATCTAAATTGCGTTCTTTTTGTATTGGTTTATTCTATTCTATAGACTATAAGAAACAActtattaattacaatatgTTAAGATTTCCCTGGATGCTGATGGCCTACAACTAGGCACACTCATCAGCTAGAGGAGAAAAGAAGTGCTAAAATTATAGTCTCTTTGGGAGAGATATGCTAtgttctcttctttctttctttcaagaaCTTATGATTATACCACTGCAGGTTGAAGCAGCTGTTCTGTACTCAGGGGCACGTCCTACTGTGCTCAGAATTCGCATGAGGTTTGTTAGACTTATCTGATCTTTTAAGTTGTGTTGAGCATAATTCCGGTTTCCGGTCATCTATTCTTATGGATTTAGTAATATAAGACTCTTGAGGTGTTCACTGCTATATAAAAAAGAGTGTAGATACAAGTTGACTAACGATAAGCACTAGTTGTAAAGGGGACTCGAGCCTTTTTCAAAGTAATTTATGGTTCATTTCAATTAGCTCATTGTTGCTTgtctgttttcttctttttgcttttccaTTTTCACAAATTACTAGTCATCATCTGCATCGTAATGAAATTGAAGATAAGATCATGTCACTGAtgccttttctcttttaaaggGATGTCAAATTTTTCGTTGAATAGATATTAATACTTCATAGTACAAAGAATTCAAATCAAAAGGAGCTGCTTAAAATAGTCacgaaaattacaaaagaaaatataatggtAACAAGAAGAGTAACTAGAAAAGAACTATAAAGCTCCTCCAACTCCTATTTATGTCTGAAATTTGAATCAAGACACTCAAATGCGAACAAGAACCCTAAAATGTACACTGATTCTGTTCCAGGCATAATTATTGACCTTTTATCATTCCATGTAGAAAAGTGATTTTCATAAATCTCTACACTTACTATTGGATTTTTGATTATCTCCCCTGGATTGCAAACCTGCTGCAATGAACTGTTCCATGTATATTCTGGATGTACTGTGATGTAATCGACTTCAAGTTTCAACTAATGAATATAGCATGTATTAATAATGAAACTTACTACAACTACCTGCTTACTACAGTTAGCTGAAGGTTTGTTTTACTTATCTGTCGTTCTATATAGGCTAAGAGGAACATCAACAGGGGCTAATAACCGAATGGATCTATTGACCCTTGTTACCAGCGGTATGAATAACAATGAGGTTGGTGATCCTGAAGAAGATATCCTTGGCATAGTGGAAAGATGGCGAGACGATGAAACACACAACCCAGATGTGCCTGCAGTTTCTCACAAGCGGGGTCTGACaccttttatatttgttcCTTTTGATCAGgtaattactttttctttagaGCTCTATGACTACCATAATTTTGAGATATAAACAAGCATGTACGTGAGGAAATCACCAGGATCTTATGTTTTGTAGTGCACGATAGTGCAACTAGAATCTAGTAGGAAATAGGAGATACCAATGTGGACTTatagttacatttttttttccatttagatTTAAGGTTCAAGGTATGCTGATATCCATTagagaattagaaaaaagatggtAGATAATATATTAACTCGAAATCAAAGTTAAAATGTCGTGTGCAGTGTTCAGAACTTTTGAGTTTGGGTGGATATGTTCATGTTAACAGTTCTTaaacttatttcttttaccATTTGAATTTCGTTGGTAATTGAAATTCACcatataattagaaaaaaaaaatggcatcaataatattttcttataactATTTATATGTTGCTATCCAAacattagtctcttttcatttctatcaatgaaatgttttgtttcttgtaaaaaaagaaaatatgttaaattaaGCCTTCGTCTTACTGACTTCTTACCTCGATATTTTTTGGACTCATCGGTTGACACAGGTGGAAACATCAGAACTAAACTTGCCTGTAGATAAGATGGACTATTTTGTACCCGGTTGATGCACCAACTTTACTGTATCTTTCTGTATATAATCTTCGGTCGGCCCTTggagattttttaatttgttttttcatagTCATACTGCTTGATGCCTGTATATAAATAACCAAGCGTGTGAATTTGCTCGAAAACGTGTCAATTTCTACATCTTCTCTTGTTCTTGTTGTATCGTTCCAGTATTGTATGATTGATTGTATTGCAGAAAGTGCAAAAATGATGTTTGTTTATAAATGGAAACCTGGGAAATTGAAGAATGTGAAAGTTTAGAATGTTTAAAATGGCTGTTAGGCTTGTTGAATTACATTTGTAGACCTAGATGATTTTTCCATTGTTGAACTTATCAGATGTAGTAATCACTCTGTTCTTGAAAGGATCAGCCCgtgaaagaaaaggaaggaaaaagacaTGGAAGACAAGTTGAAGGGTGGACACACACCAATGTAATTGTcaatataaactaattttttcttttcctttttcctttttccttttttttcacaatgttAAATTGTAACCCTCCCTATTTCCTTTGCTTAACTTCAGACGGTCAGGTACAATATCATTATTTAGACTGCCCATAATAACCGATCCTCAGTCTCTTTATAAACATTactttctataaaaaaaaatttaaaagtataacaaaccgataaaatatttatatcgtatagtattttgaaaatgaaaaaagctCATAGGTTTTCgatgaaaaaataacaaagatgCTTTGGTCAACATGCGATTAATAAGTTACACATGCGTGAGTAGTCTTATCGTGATTCGTTTACTACAATTTATACGAATTATCTAGTATTGTTCCTgtcatgatacacgatcatgtcgtttttttttttttaaccatagaaaaaattattcaaatttaatcgATTATGTGATCATGACAAACGATTGTGTTTTCATGAAAAATGATTGTGTTGATTATGGTAAATGTcgttaaaaacttcaaatcaaacaatcGTGTTGATCATGCTAAACGACGATCATGTTAACTATGGTAAGCTCGTTTAGACTAAACCAACAAGATCGTAGTGTACATTTAGATCAtgccaaaatgaaatttaaacaatcCTAATATTTTCGTACACGAGGAAGATGAGTAGTTTATAAAAATCTTACCAAAAGTAGTGAGAtacaatatgaaatttaaatagaataataaattgtttaaaaatataataaagaaaaactaaaagaagataatgaagaaatttgaaagataagatgaataaattgcaaataagaaaatgaaaaagaagtaacAATCGCCTCAATGTTTGAGAGCAAAtctataaataatgaaaaatattttactgaTTTCATGGGTTTTTGTTATACTATCGGTAcatattttttgattttgttacgtttgtgtaattttttttaaaataaccataataaaattgataaaagattTGAGAGAAACCCACACtacaaaaagatcaaaatcaaaatagaatggaaatgaatttataaatatagtaaaataacaGTAAATACGATCAGTCTTAAAATTCTTATTCATCTCAATTAGGTTATTGGTCTCATAATTCctattatcttctttttattaacgACCTAATCAGTTGGTTTTTTACCTAAGAGGCTcgtaaaaatagcaaaaagaaattgataataaagataagtcacaacaatttttaaattacaaaagtaacaaatttaaaagtcacACAT
This is a stretch of genomic DNA from Cucumis sativus cultivar 9930 chromosome 4, Cucumber_9930_V3, whole genome shotgun sequence. It encodes these proteins:
- the LOC101219089 gene encoding F-box protein 7; translated protein: MKTEYAIFSLTLQQVFPSLSLSLSLSLLFLHSFSENFEQFTQNHHSTTKIIILRLLMSSDYALKVPAELESALRLKAVQYFVTKRPWLDLYGVNVRPVAPFGSSSRQPFVDPALIHRCLPDELLFEVFARMTPYDLGRASCVCRKWRYTIRNPVFWRNACLKAWQLSGVVENYKFLQSMYDGSWRKMWLLRPRIRTDGLYVSRNTYIRAGIAEWKITNPVHLVCYFRYIRFFPSGRFLYKNSSQKIKDVAKCMNFRASKADCIFGGHYTLSDDKVEAAVLYSGARPTVLRIRMRLRGTSTGANNRMDLLTLVTSGMNNNEVGDPEEDILGIVERWRDDETHNPDVPAVSHKRGLTPFIFVPFDQVETSELNLPVDKMDYFVPG